One stretch of Filifactor alocis ATCC 35896 DNA includes these proteins:
- a CDS encoding FtsK/SpoIIIE domain-containing protein, with amino-acid sequence MKQFGIRGKRIRPSDKDLVFHFTVASLLPIFLLVIGLFHVKTIQQINWQDFNLSQVDKIHIPYLVISVSVAILVCLLVAFLFKRYRYDTVKQLYHRQKLAKMVLENKWYESEQVKTDGFFKDSSSRTKEKITYFPKIFYRLKDGLIQMRVEITLGKYQDQLLHLEKKLESGLYCELTDKELKDSYVEYTLLYDTIASRISIDEVQAKDGKLRLMENVWWEYDKLPHMLIAGGTGGGKTYFILTLIEALLYTDSKLYILDPKNADLADLGSVMGNVYYRKEDMLSCIDRFYDEMMARSEAMKEMENYKTGENYAYLGLPANFLIFDEYVAFMEMLGNKENTAVLNKLKQIVMLGRQAGFFLILACQRPDAKYLGDGIRDQFNFRVALGRMSEMGYGMMFGSDVQKDFFLKQIKGRGYVDVGTSVISEFYTPLVPKGHDFLEEIKKLTNSRQSTQATCEAKVAGVD; translated from the coding sequence ATGAAACAGTTTGGCATTCGTGGTAAAAGGATTCGCCCAAGTGACAAGGATTTAGTCTTTCATTTTACAGTAGCGTCCTTACTGCCAATTTTCCTGCTGGTTATCGGACTGTTTCATGTGAAGACAATCCAGCAGATTAACTGGCAGGACTTTAACCTATCACAAGTAGACAAGATTCACATTCCCTATTTAGTTATTAGTGTTAGTGTCGCAATTCTTGTCTGCTTGCTGGTGGCATTTCTATTCAAAAGATATAGATATGATACAGTAAAACAACTGTACCACCGTCAAAAGCTGGCTAAGATGGTACTTGAAAACAAGTGGTATGAATCGGAACAGGTCAAAACAGATGGCTTCTTCAAAGATTCGTCCAGTCGTACTAAGGAAAAGATAACCTACTTTCCCAAAATATTTTATCGCCTTAAAGATGGTTTAATACAGATGCGAGTGGAAATCACGCTAGGAAAATATCAAGACCAGCTCCTACACTTGGAAAAGAAATTAGAAAGCGGATTGTACTGTGAGCTGACGGATAAAGAGTTAAAAGATTCTTATGTGGAATATACCCTGCTCTATGACACCATCGCCAGTCGTATTTCTATTGATGAAGTCCAAGCCAAAGATGGCAAACTACGCTTGATGGAAAACGTATGGTGGGAATATGACAAGCTCCCTCACATGCTCATAGCTGGTGGTACAGGTGGCGGTAAAACTTACTTTATACTGACACTGATTGAAGCCTTGCTTTATACAGATTCTAAGCTCTATATTCTTGACCCAAAGAACGCCGACCTTGCCGACTTAGGCTCTGTGATGGGGAATGTCTACTACAGAAAAGAAGATATGCTCTCCTGCATTGACCGTTTCTATGATGAAATGATGGCACGAAGTGAAGCTATGAAAGAGATGGAAAACTATAAGACTGGCGAGAACTATGCCTACTTAGGACTTCCTGCAAACTTTCTTATCTTTGATGAATACGTGGCTTTCATGGAAATGCTGGGAAATAAAGAAAATACCGCAGTCTTAAACAAGCTCAAACAGATTGTCATGTTAGGTCGTCAAGCTGGCTTCTTTTTAATACTGGCTTGTCAACGTCCAGACGCAAAATATTTAGGCGACGGAATCCGTGACCAGTTTAATTTCAGAGTGGCACTTGGAAGAATGTCTGAAATGGGCTATGGCATGATGTTTGGCAGTGATGTACAAAAAGATTTCTTCTTAAAACAAATCAAAGGTCGTGGCTATGTTGATGTGGGAACAAGTGTCATATCAGAATTTTACACTCCCTTAGTACCAAAAGGTCATGACTTTTTGGAGGAAATAAAAAAACTAACCAACAGCAGACAGTCCACGCAGGCGACGTGCGAAGCGAAAGTC
- a CDS encoding YdcP family protein — protein sequence MMRLPNGIVLDKDATFGELKFSALRREVRIQNDDGTVSDEIKERTYDLKSKGQGRMIQVSIPASVPLKEFDYNAKVEIINPVADTVATATFRGADVDWYIKADDIVLTKDSSTFKNQPQPKKEPATDK from the coding sequence ATGATGAGATTACCTAATGGCATTGTATTAGATAAAGACGCTACATTTGGAGAATTAAAGTTTTCAGCACTCCGTCGTGAAGTACGAATCCAAAATGACGACGGTACGGTTTCAGATGAAATCAAAGAACGTACCTATGATTTAAAATCCAAAGGGCAAGGACGTATGATTCAAGTGAGTATTCCTGCCAGTGTTCCTTTGAAAGAGTTTGACTATAACGCAAAAGTGGAAATCATCAATCCAGTTGCAGATACCGTCGCTACCGCTACCTTCCGAGGGGCAGATGTTGACTGGTATATCAAGGCAGACGATATTGTATTGACGAAAGATTCCAGTACCTTTAAAAATCAGCCACAACCTAAAAAAGAGCCAGCCACGGATAAATAG
- a CDS encoding YdcP family protein has product MELKFVIPNMEKTFGNLEFAGEDKVEQRRINGQLTVLSRSYNLYSDVQRADDIVVVLPAEAGEKHFGFEERVMLVNPRITAEGYKIGTRGFTNYLLHADDMIKE; this is encoded by the coding sequence ATGGAACTTAAATTTGTGATTCCCAACATGGAAAAAACATTTGGCAATTTAGAATTTGCTGGCGAGGATAAAGTAGAACAGCGAAGAATCAACGGACAATTAACTGTCTTATCTCGAAGCTACAACCTCTATTCTGACGTTCAAAGAGCAGATGATATTGTGGTGGTGCTTCCTGCTGAAGCTGGAGAAAAACATTTCGGCTTTGAGGAACGTGTAATGTTAGTCAATCCACGTATTACCGCAGAGGGCTATAAAATTGGTACTCGTGGATTCACAAATTACCTTTTACATGCGGACGACATGATAAAAGAATAA